The Sulfitobacter sp. S223 genome has a window encoding:
- a CDS encoding amidohydrolase family protein, translating to MITRRRLMQQGVGLGGLSLLPGCGSIREYFQPEVSRTAIDIHAHIFNGRDVPIVGFLQQVILRDPHAPVDDMPISEGFLKLLTKIMLSGTPGAAQELETLNTRGFAPLSEPDVLRRDEQNVAAGLAAFSADMGQQTAGLRTTRTEEEQVFDQIAAEVGQAGLRNSLQTPENQARILAAQIFRPDNAGALTQGEDRSYRHRSPFIQTIRWAGLLTRPRVDILAELGRLYGGPTGIRMFSPSLVDFSAWFSTNEDVTPLENLITLFSAIAKDYPDALVLNFAPFCPLRAALEAEDDPAIDTLRHVKRAVLEEGFAGVKLYPPMGFLPAGNDRVEITWAPRTPLAGGAALDAELFKLYDWCAENEVPIKAHANNSIAAGPNTGVFAAPDGWRAVLDRPGLKDLRLNLAHFGGFDESAPAGALTTGTDWEESLVEMLEVYPNLYFDLSYWTDAVDPQSPARPRVMQRVSALIGRTPLMIDRMMYGSDWSMIGRVPSHPQYLAGVQTALGDLTLDEAQSERVMGGNAARYLGLASGGQQRDRLAAFFSGHPVYEKIFNS from the coding sequence ATGATTACGCGCAGACGCCTCATGCAACAGGGGGTCGGGCTTGGCGGTCTTTCGCTATTGCCCGGATGCGGATCAATTCGGGAGTATTTCCAGCCGGAAGTCTCCCGCACGGCAATCGACATTCACGCCCATATCTTCAACGGGCGCGACGTGCCGATTGTCGGGTTCCTGCAACAAGTCATTCTGCGCGACCCGCACGCACCGGTTGACGACATGCCGATCAGCGAAGGCTTTCTCAAGCTGCTGACCAAGATCATGCTCTCTGGCACGCCGGGGGCCGCGCAAGAGCTGGAAACGTTGAACACGCGTGGCTTCGCCCCCCTGTCGGAACCCGACGTGCTGCGGCGCGATGAACAGAACGTGGCCGCCGGACTGGCCGCGTTCAGCGCCGACATGGGACAGCAGACCGCAGGCCTACGCACGACCCGCACCGAAGAAGAACAGGTGTTTGATCAGATCGCCGCAGAGGTCGGGCAGGCGGGGCTGCGTAATTCGCTGCAAACGCCGGAAAATCAGGCCCGCATTCTGGCGGCCCAGATATTTAGGCCCGACAATGCCGGTGCGCTGACCCAAGGCGAGGACAGGAGCTACCGTCATCGCTCGCCGTTCATTCAGACGATACGTTGGGCCGGGCTGCTAACACGGCCTAGAGTGGATATTCTAGCAGAACTCGGACGGCTCTATGGCGGGCCCACGGGCATAAGGATGTTTTCACCCTCTTTGGTGGATTTCAGCGCGTGGTTCAGCACCAACGAAGACGTTACCCCGCTGGAAAACCTGATCACGCTGTTCTCGGCCATTGCAAAGGATTATCCAGATGCGCTCGTCCTGAATTTTGCGCCCTTCTGCCCCTTGCGCGCAGCGCTCGAGGCCGAGGACGATCCTGCCATCGACACGCTGCGGCACGTCAAACGCGCAGTGCTGGAGGAGGGCTTTGCCGGTGTTAAGCTTTATCCACCCATGGGTTTCCTGCCAGCCGGGAACGACCGAGTAGAGATCACCTGGGCGCCGCGTACCCCGCTGGCGGGGGGCGCCGCGCTCGATGCCGAACTCTTCAAGCTTTATGACTGGTGCGCGGAGAACGAGGTGCCGATCAAGGCGCATGCGAATAATTCCATCGCTGCCGGACCCAATACAGGTGTTTTCGCTGCCCCCGACGGGTGGCGCGCGGTGCTGGACCGCCCGGGGCTGAAGGATTTACGCCTCAACCTCGCGCATTTTGGCGGTTTCGACGAAAGCGCGCCCGCCGGGGCTTTGACGACCGGAACGGATTGGGAGGAATCGCTGGTAGAGATGCTGGAAGTATATCCCAATCTTTACTTCGATCTCAGTTACTGGACAGACGCCGTTGACCCGCAGTCGCCAGCGCGACCGCGCGTGATGCAAAGGGTGTCCGCACTAATCGGGCGTACGCCGTTGATGATTGACCGGATGATGTACGGCTCGGATTGGTCGATGATCGGGCGGGTACCCAGCCATCCGCAGTACCTTGCCGGCGTGCAGACAGCGCTAGGCGACCTCACGCTTGATGAGGCGCAAAGCGAACGGGTGATGGGGGGCAACGCGGCGCGCTATCTAGGGCTGGCTTCCGGCGGGCAGCAACGCGACAGGCTGGCGGCGTTTTTTTCCGGCCATCCTGTCTACGAGAAGATTTTTAACAGCTAA
- a CDS encoding matrixin family metalloprotease encodes MMKHVFFATALVALPFATLAQEATEEEAREALKSAAEKAREEVKQLTFEEFRDRTPFVPETGKYYVNGDTPIRNEKLLREFYERNIVSSPPVPEGDVPEFTIITNGGLDQLWGDNIKNQLSYCVSDAFGGRHTSVVVEMEAAAAAWEAVADLDFIYLPGENADCNTANSRVLFDVRPVDAGGQFLAAAFFPNDPRPDRSVVIDPSSFELDPNGNLTLRGVLRHELGHVIGARHEHVRPDAGACFEDDDWRPVTDYDAFSVMHYPQCNGQGDWTLRLTETDKNGVACIYGAAVGFAIDPSICTPLHGGRVAVTETFGPMDVGQDAFIMIGSFPVQSGSPFSAVMTGAGPNPGDPDLYVTLDGPALVSNFDCRPFSTGAEETCAFDVPEGRGTAVVAVHGYDASWFSITVTHTAP; translated from the coding sequence ATGATGAAGCATGTATTCTTTGCAACGGCTCTTGTGGCTTTACCGTTCGCCACGCTGGCGCAGGAGGCCACAGAGGAAGAGGCGCGTGAGGCGCTGAAATCCGCCGCCGAAAAAGCGCGCGAAGAGGTCAAGCAACTGACGTTTGAGGAATTCCGCGACCGGACGCCTTTCGTTCCTGAAACAGGTAAATATTACGTTAACGGTGACACTCCGATCCGCAACGAAAAGCTGCTGCGGGAATTTTACGAGCGCAACATAGTCAGTTCGCCGCCCGTGCCCGAAGGTGATGTGCCGGAGTTTACGATAATCACCAACGGTGGTCTCGATCAGCTTTGGGGTGACAACATCAAGAACCAGCTGAGCTATTGCGTCAGCGACGCGTTCGGCGGGCGTCACACGTCTGTCGTGGTAGAGATGGAGGCAGCTGCCGCTGCTTGGGAAGCTGTCGCCGATCTTGATTTCATTTACCTTCCCGGCGAGAACGCGGATTGCAATACCGCCAATTCCCGCGTTCTTTTCGACGTGCGTCCGGTCGATGCGGGCGGACAATTCTTGGCTGCGGCATTCTTTCCCAATGATCCACGGCCAGATCGAAGCGTGGTGATCGACCCGTCCTCTTTCGAGCTTGATCCGAACGGCAACCTGACTCTGCGCGGTGTTCTTCGCCACGAACTGGGACATGTAATAGGTGCCCGTCACGAACATGTGCGGCCCGACGCCGGTGCCTGCTTCGAGGATGACGACTGGCGGCCGGTAACCGATTATGACGCTTTCTCGGTGATGCATTATCCGCAGTGTAACGGGCAGGGCGACTGGACATTGCGCCTGACAGAAACTGACAAGAACGGTGTCGCCTGTATCTACGGGGCGGCTGTTGGTTTCGCGATTGACCCGTCGATCTGCACACCGCTGCACGGCGGTAGGGTCGCGGTGACGGAAACCTTCGGACCTATGGATGTGGGTCAGGACGCGTTCATTATGATCGGGTCCTTTCCGGTCCAGTCCGGCAGCCCGTTTAGCGCCGTGATGACTGGCGCAGGTCCCAATCCGGGGGATCCTGACCTCTACGTCACATTGGACGGTCCGGCCTTGGTGTCCAATTTCGATTGCCGTCCGTTCTCGACCGGTGCGGAGGAAACTTGTGCCTTTGACGTGCCTGAAGGGCGCGGCACCGCTGTTGTCGCCGTGCACGGCTACGACGCAAGCTGGTTTTCCATAACTGTCACCCATACAGCGCCATGA
- a CDS encoding S8 family serine peptidase, translating into MTHLACITALTLLTVAGSASAQGTQPLAELEWRSTSETDAELAIELSALYATLYNSGNLSVREVTLSQTPYVEPLLRNEGVFMGSHFPQVMDALMCDINEDACSRTRRPVAKETLSNLAAHVGGFAATQGRWTTQIGDRVKIPDYRFDNVTVLARIVVSGDWTPKDFQAPEGLDCRQWGDSCEAVVTRYNPPTIRTTGGSIRVTVPQKRLSTTIALKADDSSDIGRALSNLGMTQSSTAAPDFVNMGVLSTDWQNFNANFSPNDGAVRTLGKNLRPVGSVSKYGVGDEAYYAHQVDLFKLINHPYGTEEDMPAEYQRSVGVVVIDSKLSAGHCDWPEVASTDGTVLDVPEVLEASSGGEPATPPPTDCATIDDLALSDGDHAAASGGLIVSQRNGKGIVGLNPSARLSFMEFDKNAVADTQIERLVDQVQRDMPDDTRVANMSFGIIPLFGNFDEVEAALAAQAGRMLFVAAAGNEGRALDPESCRILPACLNQLDNVITVVGLNADLQDPMPWRTATQGTNTNPDFELGAIAENVLSTVSGNRFARRKGTSIAAPQVSAAASLIFAAGEFIYGDGLPGAQLSPKVVKDRLIYTADFFAGLSGDVRAGRLNVGRAIDLRDAQFVLFDGRKIAGQVIEAPVEFTCLTTDNSQKFQKWWNVRRLVFNEARERHIVFRQTGGSLGDRSSALERYPSCLVNTLSSPVKVRSRHGTDFVVSEFTFADIKDYTSPLFDE; encoded by the coding sequence ATGACACATCTTGCCTGTATCACCGCCCTGACCTTGTTGACTGTAGCTGGAAGCGCCAGCGCGCAGGGCACACAACCGCTGGCCGAACTGGAATGGCGTTCCACCAGCGAAACCGACGCCGAGTTGGCTATAGAGTTAAGCGCGCTTTACGCAACACTCTATAACTCAGGGAACCTTTCCGTGCGCGAAGTGACCCTGTCCCAGACACCTTATGTGGAGCCGCTGCTCCGCAATGAGGGCGTATTTATGGGATCACATTTTCCGCAGGTAATGGATGCGCTCATGTGTGACATCAACGAAGATGCCTGTTCGCGCACACGCAGACCCGTGGCCAAAGAGACGCTGAGCAATCTCGCTGCTCATGTCGGTGGCTTCGCTGCAACGCAGGGGCGCTGGACAACGCAGATCGGCGATCGGGTGAAAATACCGGACTACCGCTTTGATAACGTGACAGTGCTGGCGCGCATCGTGGTGTCTGGCGATTGGACGCCGAAGGATTTTCAGGCTCCCGAGGGGCTTGATTGCCGCCAGTGGGGCGATAGCTGCGAGGCGGTTGTTACACGCTACAACCCGCCGACTATTCGCACGACCGGCGGCAGTATCCGCGTCACGGTTCCGCAAAAGCGTCTGTCCACCACGATAGCCCTCAAGGCCGACGACAGCTCTGATATCGGACGTGCGCTCAGCAATCTTGGCATGACCCAGTCCAGCACAGCCGCCCCTGATTTCGTGAACATGGGCGTCCTGTCCACCGACTGGCAGAATTTCAATGCGAATTTCTCGCCGAACGACGGGGCCGTGCGCACGCTGGGCAAGAACCTGCGGCCCGTGGGCTCGGTGTCAAAATATGGTGTCGGGGACGAGGCCTATTACGCGCACCAAGTGGATTTGTTCAAGCTGATCAATCATCCCTACGGCACCGAAGAAGATATGCCCGCGGAATACCAGCGGTCAGTCGGTGTGGTGGTGATCGACAGCAAACTTTCAGCGGGTCACTGTGACTGGCCCGAGGTTGCCAGCACGGATGGCACAGTGCTTGATGTGCCGGAAGTTCTCGAAGCGTCAAGCGGTGGCGAACCCGCGACCCCGCCACCAACCGATTGCGCAACGATAGATGATCTGGCGCTGAGTGACGGTGATCACGCGGCAGCAAGCGGCGGGCTCATCGTGTCGCAGCGCAATGGCAAAGGCATCGTCGGGCTAAACCCGTCTGCGCGCCTTAGTTTCATGGAATTCGACAAGAACGCCGTGGCGGACACGCAGATCGAAAGACTGGTTGATCAGGTCCAGCGCGATATGCCTGATGATACGCGGGTGGCAAACATGAGCTTTGGCATCATACCGCTGTTCGGTAATTTTGATGAGGTCGAGGCAGCGCTGGCTGCGCAGGCCGGCCGGATGCTGTTTGTCGCCGCGGCGGGTAACGAAGGCCGCGCGCTTGATCCCGAAAGCTGCCGGATTTTACCTGCCTGTCTTAACCAGCTCGACAATGTCATCACCGTTGTCGGCCTGAATGCTGATCTGCAAGATCCGATGCCGTGGCGAACCGCGACGCAGGGCACCAATACCAACCCGGATTTTGAACTGGGAGCCATTGCCGAGAACGTGCTGTCCACCGTGTCGGGCAACCGTTTTGCGCGTCGTAAAGGAACCTCCATCGCGGCGCCACAGGTGTCTGCCGCGGCTTCGCTAATCTTTGCCGCAGGCGAGTTCATCTATGGCGATGGCCTTCCAGGGGCGCAACTGTCTCCGAAAGTGGTCAAGGACCGCTTGATCTATACTGCAGATTTCTTTGCGGGGCTTAGCGGCGACGTCCGTGCAGGGCGGCTGAATGTAGGGCGTGCCATCGACCTGCGCGATGCGCAGTTCGTCCTTTTTGATGGACGAAAGATCGCGGGGCAGGTCATTGAGGCCCCCGTAGAATTCACCTGTCTCACGACCGACAACAGCCAGAAGTTCCAGAAGTGGTGGAACGTGCGCCGCCTCGTATTTAATGAGGCGCGCGAGCGTCATATCGTGTTCCGCCAGACCGGTGGCAGCCTTGGTGATCGTAGCTCAGCGCTTGAACGCTATCCGTCCTGTCTGGTGAATACGCTGTCTTCGCCAGTAAAAGTACGCAGTCGGCACGGCACGGATTTCGTCGTCAGCGAATTCACTTTCGCCGACATCAAGGATTACACTTCACCGCTGTTCGACGAATGA
- a CDS encoding serine protease, translating to MLEAFVDGEVQNSSIRIGPTEMSATPPVLWTDEISRQGSDYIRLYLRTEGQGFADDAFVRLTSALDQSFDIPLSEIGEEGYWTDLLPLGRVRIALVSKTKPEAGALLIEEMAIQRTKGTLYSPWGENEIMPINAQEVPEAVRARSAPIAFLSFIDGGFARTCTGFLIAPDLLATNEHCINSDQTCRSMTAVFGYEFDLENRLVMGPQLRCANYDAQRTSFDFDISVIRLTRPLGPEFPPVDIAAASPSSEGPLFIIQHPGSQPKQVSFINCAARQLNVDGRAPGSDFTHTCDTAGGSSGSPVFNAEGEIVGVHHFGFMDDRDGIWTENRSARADLIATWWQDCCSVENETENPME from the coding sequence GTGCTGGAAGCATTTGTTGACGGTGAAGTGCAGAACAGCAGCATCCGGATCGGCCCGACCGAAATGTCCGCGACGCCGCCGGTCTTGTGGACAGATGAAATCAGCCGACAGGGAAGCGATTATATCCGCCTGTATCTCCGGACCGAGGGGCAGGGGTTTGCGGATGATGCCTTTGTCAGGTTGACCTCGGCGCTTGATCAGAGTTTCGATATTCCGTTGTCTGAGATCGGTGAGGAAGGATACTGGACGGACTTGCTGCCGCTCGGGCGGGTGCGGATTGCGCTGGTATCGAAGACAAAGCCGGAAGCGGGCGCGCTGCTGATCGAAGAGATGGCTATCCAGCGCACCAAGGGCACACTTTATTCCCCTTGGGGCGAGAACGAAATCATGCCGATCAACGCGCAGGAGGTGCCAGAGGCGGTGCGCGCGCGCTCTGCTCCGATCGCGTTCCTGTCTTTCATCGACGGTGGGTTCGCGCGCACCTGTACAGGATTTCTGATCGCACCCGATCTTCTGGCCACAAACGAGCATTGCATCAATAGCGACCAGACCTGCCGCAGCATGACCGCTGTTTTCGGCTACGAATTCGATCTTGAGAACCGCCTTGTCATGGGACCGCAACTGCGGTGCGCCAATTATGATGCGCAAAGAACGAGCTTTGATTTCGACATCTCGGTGATCCGGCTCACACGTCCGCTAGGCCCGGAATTTCCGCCGGTTGACATCGCTGCTGCAAGCCCGTCTTCCGAGGGCCCATTGTTTATCATTCAGCATCCGGGATCGCAGCCCAAGCAGGTTTCCTTTATCAATTGCGCCGCGCGCCAGCTCAACGTGGACGGCCGCGCGCCGGGCAGCGATTTTACCCATACCTGTGATACGGCAGGGGGCTCATCGGGGTCGCCTGTTTTCAATGCAGAGGGTGAGATTGTTGGCGTGCATCACTTCGGCTTCATGGATGATCGCGATGGTATCTGGACGGAAAACCGCAGCGCGCGTGCGGATCTGATTGCGACTTGGTGGCAGGATTGTTGCAGTGTGGAGAACGAAACGGAAAACCCTATGGAGTAG
- a CDS encoding adenylate/guanylate cyclase domain-containing protein codes for MDIITWLSELNLNRYAETFRSNEIGLDILPDLNESDLTDLGIPLGDRKRIMRGIRAFKGEPVPSTTHQASPDFASEAERRHLTVMFVDLVGSTQIASEIDPEEMRDLIRAYQNAVAGEVLRFGGYVAKFMGDGVLCYFGFPAANEDDPERAIMAARAIIKATALISTTSGNFAGVRTGIASGIVVVGEIVGEAEARERDVVGETPNIAARLQSIAEPGQIVIAQTTQQLVRQVFRTTEIALPDLKGISGDLRAFLVDDPLTAEDRFAATTGAEKAPIVGRKAEMDRLYHGWTQVAGGKAVAVILTGEPGIGKSRLVHAFYDRVGDGDHARTVLFCSPHHTQTALYPIIFQLEKDAGILPEDADEIAFEKLRSLLPELLEKDPANGRLFANLLGRKFDAHLGALEMAPKQMRARTIELLTSYLLMRPNGAPSLIIVEDIHWIDQTTIEVLLACLSLPDARKTFFLMVGRSDGTPAALSAVIDDQINLTRLDKVSAHAIVMELTKGKGLPDRLFDEIFRKTDGVPLFVQELTKMIIESDKIEETDTEYRLTGPISSLAIPSSLHDSLMARLDRLEHAKKTAQIAACIGRTFDFDILSDLTLQSPAEMKHSLNELIEAELVATPEAGSSIYSFCHALVCDAAYESLLKSQRRRIHARVAEHMERQSASLETLAYHHEAAGHFMSAAKCLLGAGRNALRISAAVEAIDRFQKGIDLLETLPSTGETKHLEMLLLGMLGIGFMQTKSWGAVEVDQAYSKALKLVDETDNVTERIWVIWGAWVYQQVHGQIGESQSKARRAMEIAQEGGSDDALLVAHVMLLQAAFYEGRWKDALEHGAQIERFYDAERHGPLRDAYSLDLMVVWYVHGCQAHWMLGNFQQADEMRARARAFSEEIDHMYSRLWVSVWSANLDLLNGDFAHIQKTVPAAIQSSETHGFDYTARLGNLILTAGQLNSVSDIEELDQAIKNFQVTGAGISIPYFLALKAQALLRTNDTAQARTVCEDAIAIIDKNGERWPEPLAYCILGDILASPAINDKSGAESAYRRSAERARHDHAIVWQAQAELGILRIHVANGDQALAHSSRQNLEQSRSELERSASSGHSRTIAKLIAELNRND; via the coding sequence GTGGATATAATTACTTGGCTCAGCGAACTGAATTTGAACCGATATGCCGAGACCTTCCGGAGCAATGAAATCGGACTGGATATCCTTCCGGACCTGAACGAAAGCGATCTGACTGATCTTGGTATTCCTCTGGGTGACCGCAAGCGGATCATGCGCGGTATCCGAGCGTTTAAAGGCGAGCCCGTCCCATCGACGACACATCAGGCGTCGCCGGATTTTGCGTCAGAGGCCGAGCGGCGGCACCTTACGGTGATGTTCGTTGACTTGGTGGGCTCTACCCAGATAGCGAGCGAAATTGACCCCGAAGAGATGCGTGACCTGATCCGCGCCTACCAGAATGCCGTCGCCGGTGAGGTGCTGCGCTTTGGCGGTTACGTCGCTAAATTCATGGGCGACGGTGTGCTTTGCTACTTTGGTTTTCCTGCCGCCAACGAAGACGACCCGGAGCGCGCGATCATGGCGGCGAGGGCCATCATCAAGGCGACAGCTCTTATCAGTACGACCAGCGGCAATTTTGCAGGGGTCCGGACTGGGATCGCATCGGGTATCGTCGTCGTGGGAGAGATTGTCGGAGAGGCGGAGGCGCGCGAACGCGACGTTGTCGGAGAAACGCCCAACATCGCGGCGCGGCTGCAATCAATTGCTGAACCCGGTCAGATTGTGATCGCACAGACGACCCAGCAGCTTGTGCGTCAGGTCTTCCGCACCACAGAAATCGCGCTGCCGGACCTCAAGGGGATTTCTGGTGATCTGCGCGCCTTTCTGGTTGATGACCCCCTGACGGCGGAAGACCGCTTTGCCGCCACGACCGGTGCCGAAAAGGCACCGATTGTCGGCAGGAAAGCAGAGATGGACAGGCTGTATCACGGGTGGACACAGGTCGCAGGCGGGAAGGCCGTAGCGGTCATCCTAACAGGTGAGCCGGGCATCGGTAAATCAAGGCTGGTACATGCGTTTTACGACCGTGTCGGCGATGGTGACCACGCGCGGACGGTGCTGTTCTGCTCGCCTCATCATACGCAAACGGCGCTGTATCCGATCATTTTCCAGCTTGAAAAAGATGCAGGCATTCTTCCGGAAGACGCTGACGAGATTGCCTTTGAGAAACTCAGAAGCCTGTTGCCAGAATTACTGGAGAAAGACCCGGCCAACGGCAGGCTCTTTGCCAACCTGCTTGGGCGTAAGTTCGATGCGCATCTGGGGGCTCTCGAAATGGCCCCGAAACAAATGCGCGCGCGAACAATCGAACTTTTGACAAGCTACCTATTGATGCGACCGAACGGGGCCCCGAGCCTCATTATTGTTGAAGACATTCATTGGATAGATCAGACGACAATCGAAGTGCTGCTCGCCTGCCTGTCTTTGCCCGACGCCCGCAAGACCTTTTTCCTGATGGTGGGCCGGTCCGATGGAACCCCTGCGGCCTTAAGCGCTGTAATAGATGACCAGATAAATCTGACGCGTCTCGACAAAGTATCGGCACACGCCATCGTCATGGAGTTAACGAAAGGGAAGGGGCTTCCAGATCGGTTGTTTGACGAGATATTCCGCAAGACCGATGGCGTACCTCTCTTTGTTCAGGAACTTACAAAGATGATCATTGAATCGGACAAGATTGAAGAGACCGACACTGAATACCGGCTGACCGGGCCGATCAGCAGCCTTGCGATCCCGTCCAGTCTGCATGATTCACTGATGGCGAGACTTGACCGTCTGGAACACGCGAAGAAGACGGCGCAGATTGCCGCATGTATCGGACGCACGTTTGATTTTGATATTCTGTCGGACCTCACATTACAGAGCCCTGCGGAAATGAAACATTCATTAAATGAGTTGATCGAGGCAGAGCTGGTAGCGACGCCCGAAGCAGGCTCTTCAATCTACAGCTTTTGCCATGCGCTGGTTTGTGATGCTGCCTACGAGAGCCTGTTGAAGTCCCAGCGCCGGAGGATACATGCCAGAGTGGCCGAACATATGGAACGGCAGTCTGCCTCGCTCGAAACGCTGGCCTATCACCACGAAGCGGCGGGTCATTTCATGTCGGCTGCGAAGTGCCTTTTGGGCGCGGGCCGCAACGCACTGCGCATCAGTGCTGCTGTCGAGGCAATAGACCGGTTCCAAAAGGGCATTGATTTGCTGGAAACCTTGCCATCGACAGGCGAGACGAAGCATCTTGAAATGCTGCTTTTGGGGATGTTGGGCATAGGCTTTATGCAGACCAAGAGCTGGGGCGCTGTCGAAGTCGATCAGGCTTACTCCAAAGCGCTAAAGCTGGTTGATGAAACCGACAACGTCACCGAACGTATTTGGGTGATTTGGGGGGCATGGGTGTATCAGCAGGTCCACGGGCAGATCGGCGAAAGCCAAAGCAAAGCGCGGCGGGCCATGGAAATTGCACAGGAGGGTGGCAGTGATGATGCCCTGCTTGTAGCCCATGTCATGTTGCTCCAGGCAGCGTTCTACGAAGGGCGCTGGAAGGACGCGTTAGAGCATGGCGCGCAGATCGAACGCTTCTACGATGCTGAGAGACACGGGCCCCTCCGGGATGCATATTCTTTGGACCTGATGGTGGTCTGGTATGTTCATGGCTGTCAGGCCCATTGGATGCTGGGAAATTTTCAACAAGCCGATGAGATGCGGGCAAGGGCGCGCGCCTTTTCCGAAGAAATCGATCATATGTATTCACGCCTGTGGGTTTCGGTCTGGTCTGCAAATCTGGACCTTTTGAACGGGGATTTCGCACATATCCAAAAGACTGTTCCCGCAGCGATCCAGAGCAGTGAAACACATGGGTTTGATTATACCGCGCGGCTGGGCAATCTGATATTGACCGCCGGACAGTTGAACAGCGTGTCCGACATTGAAGAACTTGATCAGGCGATAAAGAACTTTCAGGTCACTGGCGCAGGCATATCCATCCCTTATTTTCTGGCGTTGAAGGCACAGGCGCTTTTAAGGACCAATGACACCGCACAGGCGCGGACTGTCTGTGAGGATGCAATCGCGATCATTGACAAAAACGGTGAACGCTGGCCGGAACCGCTGGCCTATTGCATTTTGGGCGACATTCTGGCCTCGCCTGCGATCAATGACAAAAGTGGCGCTGAATCGGCCTATCGGCGATCGGCAGAGCGGGCGCGGCACGATCACGCAATTGTGTGGCAGGCTCAGGCGGAATTGGGTATTCTGAGAATACATGTTGCGAACGGTGATCAGGCGCTTGCGCACAGCTCGCGACAGAATTTGGAACAAAGCCGCTCAGAACTCGAACGGTCGGCATCTTCGGGCCACAGCAGAACGATCGCGAAGTTGATCGCTGAATTGAACCGTAACGACTGA
- a CDS encoding NAD(P)/FAD-dependent oxidoreductase: MFDAIIVGGRCAGASLAMLLGRQDLKVLLLDAAEFPSDKVTSTHFIWQSGTACLKRWGLLDKLEATNCPSHQNYVLDLGGLELRGSVRANEDGMSTSYAPRRHVIDNLLVEEAKAAGVEFKHGCKVLGLLTEDDRIVGLRYRNMQGDTVEAHAKIVVGADGINSTIAELTEAETYNHHDKSQQIFFSYFKGAEFPDVEFYSRPGRMGFAWATNDGEVVAGFCCRGADAKTMTGDIDGHYWKELEAMSPTFHARLKSATQTVPVRTGGTPSFMRTAGGKGWALIGDAGLNMDPVTASGISNAFIQAEMLAEAIASGLKDSDLDQKVSAFGEARDARFGPYFAFTADLARLDPEVPEEVMQLFMSLPGQQDDIDAYFGVFAQTVPVMEFFDPANVTRIITNAATPIDA, encoded by the coding sequence ATGTTTGATGCAATTATAGTTGGGGGCCGGTGTGCCGGTGCTTCGCTTGCGATGCTCTTGGGCCGACAGGATTTGAAGGTCCTTCTTCTGGATGCGGCCGAGTTCCCGAGCGACAAGGTCACTTCCACACATTTTATATGGCAGTCAGGTACTGCGTGCCTCAAACGTTGGGGGTTGCTGGACAAGCTCGAAGCGACAAACTGTCCCTCCCACCAGAACTATGTACTCGATCTTGGCGGTCTGGAACTGCGCGGTAGTGTCCGCGCCAATGAAGATGGCATGAGTACCAGCTATGCGCCACGCCGCCATGTCATTGACAATCTGCTAGTTGAAGAAGCGAAGGCCGCAGGCGTCGAATTCAAGCATGGCTGCAAGGTTCTGGGGCTGCTGACCGAGGATGACCGCATCGTCGGGCTGCGGTATCGCAACATGCAGGGCGATACCGTAGAAGCGCATGCAAAAATTGTAGTCGGCGCAGACGGCATCAATTCCACCATCGCCGAGTTGACCGAGGCGGAGACATATAATCACCACGACAAAAGCCAGCAGATCTTCTTTTCGTATTTCAAGGGAGCAGAATTCCCCGATGTCGAGTTCTATTCCCGGCCCGGACGCATGGGCTTTGCTTGGGCAACCAACGACGGTGAGGTTGTTGCCGGTTTCTGCTGCCGTGGTGCCGACGCCAAGACCATGACCGGCGACATTGACGGGCACTACTGGAAAGAATTGGAGGCCATGTCGCCGACTTTCCACGCGCGGCTAAAATCAGCAACGCAAACCGTTCCGGTGCGCACCGGCGGGACCCCGTCGTTTATGCGCACGGCCGGTGGCAAAGGCTGGGCATTGATCGGGGATGCGGGGCTGAACATGGATCCGGTAACTGCGTCGGGCATTTCCAACGCCTTTATTCAGGCGGAAATGTTGGCAGAGGCGATTGCATCTGGTCTGAAAGACAGCGATCTGGATCAGAAAGTAAGCGCGTTCGGCGAAGCCCGCGATGCGCGGTTCGGTCCCTATTTCGCCTTCACCGCCGATCTGGCCCGGCTAGACCCGGAGGTGCCGGAAGAAGTAATGCAACTGTTCATGTCGCTTCCCGGTCAGCAGGATGACATCGACGCCTACTTCGGCGTTTTTGCCCAGACGGTGCCGGTGATGGAGTTTTTCGACCCCGCCAATGTAACGCGCATCATTACAAACGCAGCAACGCCCATTGATGCCTGA